GGAATGAGAGAGAAAAGGACGTAGTTGAGGTTATGGTACGGAACACCGCGCGAGAGATCGCCATTCATCTGTCCTACGAGCTGAGCTTCACCGACAAGCCGGTGGAGGAGCTGCTGGACGAGCGCCTGACACCGGAGTCCTTCGCCGCCCTGGCGGAGGAGGACCCGCTGTATCAGGAGACGCCCAACGCCAAGCAGGCGGACTACATCCGCCGCCTGGTGCGGGGCGTGGCCGACCACGCTCCGGAGCTGGACGGGTATATCGCCAAATACGCCAAGGGGTGGAATTTTGCCCGGATCCCCCTGGTGGCCTCCGCCATCATGCGGGTGGCCATGTATGAGATTTTGTACATGCCGGACATCCCCCACGGCGCCTCCATCAACGAGGCGGTGGAGATCGCCAAGAAGTATGAGACGCCGGAGACGGTGAAGTTCATCAACGGCATCCTGGGCACCTTCGTGCGCCGGGAGACAGCGGAATAAGGGCAGTCCTGCGGAGCGGGACGGGGGCGTGACGCCGCCGTCCGGCTCCTCGTTTTCTGCCCGCAGGGACCAAGGAGCAAACGCGTATGGAACCACATATCTATGGTGTCACAGAGGTGAATCAGCTGGTGAAGGGCCTGCTGGACAGTGCCCCGGCTTTACAGGGCGTCGCCGTCCGGGGAGAGTTGTCCAACTACAAGATCTACCCCTCCGGCCACCACTATTTCACCCTGAAAGATCAGGAGGGGGCCCTCCGGTGCGTCATGTTCCGGGGACAGGCCTCCCGCCTCCGGTTCCGGCCGGAGAACGGCATGAAGGCCGTGGCCTCCGGCCGCATCACCGTGTTCCCCCGGGACGGGGCCTATCAGCTCTACTGCGACTCCCTGATCCCGGAGGGGGTGGGGGACCTGGCGGTGGCCTTCCAGCAGTTAAAAGAAAAGCTGTGGAAGGAGGGCCTCTTTGACCCTGCCCACAAAAAGCCCCTGCCGCCCTATCCGGAGAAAATCGCCATCGTCACCTCCGGCGCCGGGGCGGCGGTCCACGACATGATCCGCATCCTCCGCCGCCGGTATCCCATCGCCAGGGTGATCCTGCTGCCGGTGCGGGTCCAGGGGGCCGAGGCCCCGCCGGAGATCGTGGGGGCCATCCGGTACGCGGACAGGTGGAAGATCGGGGACGTCATCATCACCGGCCGGGGCGGCGGGTCCATGGAGGACCTGTGGGCCTTCAACGACGAGCGGGTGGCCCGGGCCATCTACGACTGTGAGACGCCCATCATCTCCGCCGTGGGCCACGAGCCGGACGTGACCATCGCCGACTTTGTGGCGGATGCGCGGGCGTCCACCCCCTCCAACGCGGCGGAGATCGCCGTGCCGGACCAGGTGGAGCTGCTGCGGTGGCTCCGGGGCGCAGGGGAGCGGATGGCGAGAAGCGAGACGGCGCGGCTGGAGACCGCCCGGCAGCGGCTCACCGCCCTGGCGGCCAAGCGGGTGATGACGGACGGAATGGCCTACGTCCAGGACAAGCGGCTGGACCTGGACCACTTACAGCAGCGGCTGGGGGACGTGACCGGCGCGGTGCTGGGGCGGCACCGGCAGAAATTCGCGGCCCTGGCGGCGTCGCTGGACGCCATGAGCCCACTGGCGGTGCTGGGCCGGGGCTACGCCGTGGCCCGGGATGAGCAAGGGAAGATCTTGAAAAGCTGGCGGGAGACGGCGCCGGGCAGCCGGGTGTCCGTCACGTTGGGAGAGGGCGGCTTCACCGCCGTGGTGGACAAGCCCTATACGAAGGAGGAACAGCCATGAGCGCGAAGAAACAGACGTTCGAGCAGGAGATCGCCCGGCTGGAGGAGATCGTGGCGGCACTGGAGAAGGGGGATGCCCCCCTGGCGGACTCTCTGGCGTTGTTTGAGGAGGGGACGAAGCTGATCGCCGCCTGCTCCCAGGAGCTGGACGCGGCGGAGCAGAAGGTGGTCAAGCTGATGAAGGGCCCCGACGGCGCGCCGGTGGAGCTGCCCTTCGGAGAGGAGGAGCAGGGATGAGCGAACAGGTGTTTCAGACCCGGTATGAGACCTACCGCACGGCGGTGGAGTCGTATCTGGAGACCCTCTTTGCCGGGAGTCCGGACTGGCGGGACCTGTATGAGTCCATGCGATACAGCCTGCTGGCGGGGGGCAAGCGCATCCGGCCGGTGCTGACCCTGGAGTTTGCCCGGCTGGCGGGCCTTGCGGACTGGAAGACGGCCCTGCCCATGGCCTGCGCCCTGGAGCTGGTCCACACCTACTCCCTGATCCACGATGACCTGCCCTGCATGGACAACGACGACCTGCGCCGGGGCAAGCCCACCAACCACAAGGTCTACGGCGAGACGCTGGCCGTGCTGGCGGGGGACGCCCTCCAGCCGGAGGCCTACCGCCTGATCCTGACGGCGCCGGGGCTGGACGAGAGCCGCCGGGCCGCCTGCGGCCGCATCCTGGCGGAGGTCTCCGGCGCGGACGGCATGGTGGCGGGCCAGGTGCTGGACACCCTCCACGCCCCGAAGACCGAGGCGGAGGTGACGGAGGTCCACCGGCTCAAGACCGGGGCCATGATCGCCGGGGCCTGCCGCCTGGGCGTGGCCGCGGCGGGCGGAAGCGGCGGGCTGATGGCCGCCGCCGAAACGTACGCCCAGGAGCTGGGGCTGGCCTTCCAGATCCGGGACGACATGCTGGACGTGTGCGGCGACGCGGCGGAGTTCGGCAAGCCCATCGGCTCCGACAAAGAGGAGGGGAAGGTCACCTTCATGGACCTGCTGGGGCTGGAGGGCTGCGGCCGGGCGGTCCGCGCCCATACGGAGGCGGCCAAGGCCGCGGTGGCGGACTGGGACACGGACGGCATCCTGGCCGCCCTGGCGGACTCCCTGGCGGAGCGGAACAAGTGAAGAGCGGGGCCGCCGGACGGCGGCCCCTTTTCTGTCCGGCGCCGGGGACTGTCCGCATCGGGAGGACAGCCCGGCCGGTCACAAAAAATTTACGGACGCATATACGGAATATGTTGTATATTTATTAGATTTGTGATATACTGTATGGCGCTAAGCGGCGGCGCAGTATTCTAGTCAGATCATCCGTCTCCGAAGGAGGGGCTAAAAATCCTCTGAAGGGCACACCGATGAAACCTCTGGTGCCTGCTTGATACGCCCAGTTTCGGGTGGGTGCTGGGGGGAAGCCTGGCTTTGCCTGCGCTTGCGGACTCAGGGCGCTTTCCAATGGCATGGTGATGACGACCCTGTTTCCGTGGAGACCTGTTCTTGTGCGCGGACGTACTCCCAGTGTGGTATTCCGGGCCGCGTACGAAGCAGCTGATGAACCTGCAGCGCGGTGCATCGGCCCTGCGGGGCCGTAACGCTGTGTGCAGACGTAGCCTGCCTTGCGTGAGGCGGGTGGATGGGGGAACAACAGGCGGGGCCCTCTGGCCAGAGGGCCCGTTTGATCGCCCCCTGAAACCCGGTTTGCAAAAGAGGCTAAAGGGACGGATCGACTGGGGTGGAAATCACCTAGGCTGTCCTGACCGGGCTGAAAAGGGATTGCAGTGCGGACTAAGTGGCGATCGGGTGGCATGGCTGGCGACACTGTGCCGCGGCACCGAAGGGGGAACCGCCTCCATCGGCAACGAGAGGTGTGCCGCGGGGAAATCCAACCCGTACCTAAGCCGTAAGATTTACCTTTTCCGCCGCCGCCGACTTAGCCAACTGGAATTCATTCCCAAGTGGAGGGACTTTTTTTGAGCGATACCCCAAAGCGAAAGCGCGGACGGGAGCGGGAGAGGCCGGGCCCCTACCGGTGGGCCGTGCAGGTCTTTTTTCTTGCCATCGTCCTGTCTGCGGCATTGAGCCTTGCGTCGGAAACCAGTCTCAGCGGCGCGGGCGCGGCGGCTGCCGCGCTGGTGCTGGCGGTGTTTATCGGCCTGGGCATCCTGTTCGACATCATCGGCGTGGCGGTCACGGCGGCGGACCCCAGGCCCTTTCACTCCATGGCCGCCCACAAGGAGCCCGGCGCCAAGGAGGCGCTGGTCCTGCTGCGGAACGCCGGGCGGGTGTCCAGCGTCTGCAACGACGTGGTGGGGGACATCTGCGGCATCGTCAGCGGGACCACCACTGCCGTGATCGTGGTGCGGCTCCAGACGGCCTTTGCCCTGCCGGAGAGCGTGCTGCTGAGCGTGGCGGTGACGGCCCTGGTGTCCGGCCTCACCATCGGCGGCAAGGCCCTGGGCAAGACAGTGGCCCTGAACAAAAGCACCAGCGTGGTCTACTGGGTGGGAAGGTTTCTGCACCTGTTCCACCGCTGAGAGGAGGCTGGGTCATTTGATCTTAGAGAATATCCATACCCCGGCGGACGTGAAGGCCCTGGACCGGGAACAGCTGGAGCCCCTGTGCCGGGAGCTGCGGCAGTTCCTGGTGGAGCATGTGTCCAAAACCGGCGGCCATCTGGCCTCCAACCTGGGAGCGGTGGAGCTGACGGTGGCCATCCACCGGGTCTTCGACACATCGAAGGACCGGCTGGTGTTCGACGTGGGGCACCAGTGCTACGTCCACAAGGCCCTCACCGGCCGGCAGGCGCTGTTTGACACCCTGCGGCAGTTCGGCGGCCTCTCCGGCTTCCCCAAGCCCCGAGAGAGCGAACACGACGCCTTCATCGCCGGACATGCCTCCAACTCCGTCTCCGTGGCCCTTGGGATGGCAAGAGCAAGAACTTTACAGCACTTGGATTACAGTGTTCTGGCGCTGATCGGGGACGGCGCCCTGACCGGGGGACTGGCCTATGAGGGCCTCAACAACGCCGGTGCCTCCGGCGAGCCCCTGATCGTCCTTCTCAACGACAACGGCATGTCCATCAACCCCAACGTGGGGGCGGTGGACAGCCATCTGAGCCAGATCCGCTCCAAGCCCGCCTACTACCATTTCAAGAAGTGGTACCGGGGCCTGTTCGGACAGCACCCCATGGAGAACCCGCTGTACCGGTTCAACCACAAGGTCAAGACGTCCCTGAAAAAGGCCCTGTGGCCCGGCAGCACCCTGTTTGAGGACATGGGCTTCACCTACCTGGGGCCCATCGACGGCCACGACCTGGACCGGCTGGTCCACGTGCTGGCCTGGGCCCGGGAGCTCCAGTGCCCGGTGGTGGTCCACGTGAAGACCGTGAAGGGCAGGGGCTACTCCTTCGCGGAGCAGAACCCGGACAAGTTCCACGGCGTGGGGCCATTCGATCCGGAGACGGGCCTTGTGAAGAAGAGCGGGGGAGACGACTTCTCTGCCGTGTTCGGCAGGACGCTGGCCGCCTGCGCCGCGGAGGACGGGCGCGTCTGCGCCATCACCGCCGCCATGGCGGACGGCACCGGCCTGGCCCCCTTTGCCAAAGAGTTCCCGGACCGGTTCTTCGATGTGGCCATCGCTGAGGGGCATGGCGTCGCCATGGCCGCGGGCCTGGCCAAGCAGGGGATGCTCCCGGTGTTTGCCGTGTACTCCTCGTTCCTCCAGCGGGGCTACGACATGCTGATCCATGACGTGGCCCTCCAGCGGCTCCATGTGGTGCTGGGGGTGGACCGGGCGGGTCTGGTGGGGGCCGACGGCGAGACTCACCACGGCTGCTTCGACGCGCTGTTCCTGTCGGAGATCCCCGGGTTTACGGTGCTGTGCCCCGCCAGCTTTGCGGAACTGCGGCGGATGCTGCGGCAGGCATTGTTTGAGATCGACGGGCCTGTGGCGGTCCGGTATCCCCGGGGCGGCGAGGGCGATTACCGGGAGGACCGGTCCGGTGCGCCGGTGGTCCGGCTCCGGGAGGGGGAGGACGTCACGCTCCTCACCTACGGCGTGCTGGTGAATCAGGCCCTGGCGGCGGCGGACCTGCTGGAACGGCAGGGCGTCAGGACCGAGGTGCTGAAGCTGAATCAGATCTCCCCCCTGGAGTATGAGACGCTGGCGCCCTGGCTGGCGGGGAAGAAGCTGCTGGCAGTGGCGGAGGATGCCTTCGGCGCCGGGTGCGTGGGCCAGCGGACGGCGGCCATCCTGGCCCAGCACGGCCAGGCGCCGGAGAAGCTGGTGCTCATCAACCTGGGCAAGACCTTCCTGCCGGAGGGGGCCGTGCCCCAGCTGGAGCATCAGGCAGGCATCGACGCCGCGGGCATCGCCCGGGCGGTACAGGAGGCGCGTACATGAGTGAAAAAAAACGGCTGGACGTCCTGCTGACGGAGCGGGGCCTTCAGGAGAGCCGCCAGCGGGCCCAGGCGGTCATCATGAGCGGCGAGGTCTTTGTGAACGGCCAGCGGGTGGACAAGCCCGGCACCGCCGTGGCGGAGGACGCCCAGATCGAGGTCCGGGGCGGCACGCTGGCATACGTCAGCCGGGGCGGGCTGAAGCTGGAGAAGGCCATGGCCGCCTTCCCCATCGACCTGAACGGCGCCGTCTGCGCCGACATCGGCGCCTCCACCGGCGGCTTCACCGACTGTATGCTGCAAAACGGCGCGGAGAAGGTCTACGCCGTGGACGTGGGCTACGGCCAGCTGGCCTGGAAGCTCCGCAGCGACCCCAGGGTGGTGTGCCTGGAGCGGACCAACGCCCGGTATCTCACCCACGAGCAGGTGCCGGACGAGCTGGACTTCGCCTCCGTGGACGTGAGCTTCATCTCCCTGAAGCTGATCCTGCCGCCCCTGAACGGCCTGCTGAAGGACGGCGGCCACGCCGCCTGCCTGGTGAAGCCCCAGTTCGAGGCCGGGCGCGAGAAGGTGGGGAAGAAGGGCGTGGTCCGGGACCCGGCGGTCCACCTGGAGGTGCTGGAGCACTTTCTGGACCACGCCGGGGACGCGGGCTTCACAGTGCTGGGACTGACCTATTCCCCCATCCGGGGCCCGGAGGGGAACATCGAGTACCTGGGATATCTGGAAAAGGGTCCCCGGCAGGAGCGTACATTTGATTTGAAGGCCCTGGTGGACGAGTCTCACCAGACCCTGAAGGAGCACGGAGAGGGAGGCAACCCATGAAAAAGATCATCCTCTGCCCCAACCCCAACCGGGACCGGGGCATGGAGACCACCCGCAGGGCAGACGCCATTCTGCGGCAGATGGGCTTCCAGACGGTGGTGTGTCCCCCCTTCAAGGACCAGAAGGACGGGGCCTATGGGGACTACAAGACCCGGCCCCTGACGGCGGAGCTGAAAAGCGCCGACCTGCTGATTACCTTCGGCGGGGACGGCACCATCCTGCATCTCGCCAAGCTGGTGGCCCTGAACAAGATTCCGGTGCTGGGCATCAACATGGGGGGCCTGGGCTTCATCGCGGAGCTGGAGGCCGGGGAGCTGGAGGCCCTGCGGAAGCTGAAGGACTGGGACTTCCAGACGGAACAGCGGATGATGCTGGACGTGACCGTCCAGCGGGAGGGCCGCCAGATCTACACGAATCTGGGCCTGAACGACGCGGTGATCCGGGAGGGTCCCATCTCCCATGTGATCCATCTGAAGATCTCCTCCGACGGGCGGCACCTGGCGGATATCGCCGGAGACGGCGTCATCGTGGCCACGCCCACCGGGTCCACGGCCTACTCCCTGTCCGCCGGGGGGCCGGTGGTGGAGCCGGTGGCCCAGACCATGGTGGTCTGTCCCATCTGCACCCACAACATGCGCTTTTCGTCCTATGTCCTCTCGCCGGAGCACACGCTGACCATCGAGCTGGAGCGCAACGGCCGCAAGCCGGTGTATCTGTTCGTGGACGAGAGCCGGGCCTTCTCCCTGAAGGCCGACGACAAGATCCAGGTCCGCCGGTCCAAGCACACCGTGCGGCTGGTGCGGCTGTCGGAGCGGAGCTTCTGTGAGATCTTTGCACAAAAAATGCTGCCAGGAGGATTTGAAGATGAAAAATGACCGGCAGAGCATGATCCTGGAGATCATCAGCCAGGAGAATATCGAGACCCAGGAGCAGCTGCTCGTCCGTCTCCAGGAGCGGGGGATCACCAGCACCCAGGCCACCATCTCCCGGGACATCAAGCAGATGCACCTCATCAAGGAGCCGGTGGGCCATGGAGTGTACAAGTACGCCGTGTCCGGCAACCGGACCCGGCTGAACTTCGCGGAGAAGCTGCGGACCATCTTCCGGGAGAGCATCACCAGCATCGACAGCGCACAGAACATCGTGGTCATCAAGACCATGCCGGGCCTGGCCAGCGCCGCCTGCGCCGCGCTGGACGACATGGGCGTCGCCTACATGGTGGGGTCCCTGGCGGGAGACGACACGGCCTTTCTGGTGATGCGGGACACGGAGTCCGCGGCCAGCTTCTGCGAGGAGATCAAGGAGATGCTGTGAGGCATCCCCGGCGGGAGCCGGTTCCTCCCGTCCAACGGGATGCGCCCTACAAAATATGGAACAGATTCGATATTAAGGAGATCACTGGATGTTCAAAGTGCTGAAAACCGAGGGCCGCGCCCGGCGCGGCGAATTCTCCTGCGCCCACGGCGGCGTGGTCCAGACGCCGGTGTTCATGAACGTAGGCACACAGGGGGCCATCAAGGGCGGCGTCTCCGCCCATGATCTGAAGGAGGTGGGCTGCCAGATCGAGCTCAGCAACACCTACCACCTGCACCTGCGGCCGGGCGACCATATCGTCCGGCAGATGGGGGGGCTCCACAAGTTCATGGACTGGGACGGCCCCATCCTGACGGACTCCGGCGGGTTCCAGGTGTTCTCCCTGGCCTCTTTGCGGAAGATCCGGGAGGAGGGGGTCACCTTCGCCTCCCACATCGACGGGCACAGGATCTTCATGGGGCCGGAGGAGTCCATGCAGATCCAGTCCAACCTGGGCAGCGACATCGCCATGGCCTTTGACGAGTGCGTGGAGAACCCCGCGACCTACGAATACGCCAAGGCCAGCTGTGAGCGCACCGCCCGCTGGCTGGAGCGGTGCAAGGCCGAGCACGACCGCCTCAACGCCCTGCCGGACACGGTGAACCCGGGGCAGATGCTCTTCGGCATCAACCAGGGCGCCACGTTTGCGGACCTGCGGGTGTGGCACATGGACCAGATCGCCAAGATCGACTGCGACGGCTACGCCATCGGGGGGCTCGCGGTGGGGGAGCCCGCGGAGGTGATGTACGAGATCATCGACGCGGTGGAGCCCCACATGCCCAAAGACAAGCCCCGGTACCTCATGGGCGTGGGCACTCCCAGCAACATCATCGAGGGCGTGGCCCGGGGCGTGGACTTCTTCGACTGCGTGATGCCCTCCCGCAACGGCCGCCATGGCAAGCTCTTCACCTGGGAGGGCACGGTGAACATCCTCAACGAGAAGTACGCCACCGACCCCCGGCCCATCAGCGAGAGCTGCGGCTGCCCCGC
This DNA window, taken from Dysosmobacter welbionis, encodes the following:
- the nusB gene encoding transcription antitermination factor NusB, whose protein sequence is MVRNTAREIAIHLSYELSFTDKPVEELLDERLTPESFAALAEEDPLYQETPNAKQADYIRRLVRGVADHAPELDGYIAKYAKGWNFARIPLVASAIMRVAMYEILYMPDIPHGASINEAVEIAKKYETPETVKFINGILGTFVRRETAE
- the xseA gene encoding exodeoxyribonuclease VII large subunit; the encoded protein is MEPHIYGVTEVNQLVKGLLDSAPALQGVAVRGELSNYKIYPSGHHYFTLKDQEGALRCVMFRGQASRLRFRPENGMKAVASGRITVFPRDGAYQLYCDSLIPEGVGDLAVAFQQLKEKLWKEGLFDPAHKKPLPPYPEKIAIVTSGAGAAVHDMIRILRRRYPIARVILLPVRVQGAEAPPEIVGAIRYADRWKIGDVIITGRGGGSMEDLWAFNDERVARAIYDCETPIISAVGHEPDVTIADFVADARASTPSNAAEIAVPDQVELLRWLRGAGERMARSETARLETARQRLTALAAKRVMTDGMAYVQDKRLDLDHLQQRLGDVTGAVLGRHRQKFAALAASLDAMSPLAVLGRGYAVARDEQGKILKSWRETAPGSRVSVTLGEGGFTAVVDKPYTKEEQP
- the xseB gene encoding exodeoxyribonuclease VII small subunit, which codes for MSAKKQTFEQEIARLEEIVAALEKGDAPLADSLALFEEGTKLIAACSQELDAAEQKVVKLMKGPDGAPVELPFGEEEQG
- a CDS encoding polyprenyl synthetase family protein, yielding MSEQVFQTRYETYRTAVESYLETLFAGSPDWRDLYESMRYSLLAGGKRIRPVLTLEFARLAGLADWKTALPMACALELVHTYSLIHDDLPCMDNDDLRRGKPTNHKVYGETLAVLAGDALQPEAYRLILTAPGLDESRRAACGRILAEVSGADGMVAGQVLDTLHAPKTEAEVTEVHRLKTGAMIAGACRLGVAAAGGSGGLMAAAETYAQELGLAFQIRDDMLDVCGDAAEFGKPIGSDKEEGKVTFMDLLGLEGCGRAVRAHTEAAKAAVADWDTDGILAALADSLAERNK
- the dxs gene encoding 1-deoxy-D-xylulose-5-phosphate synthase, with translation MILENIHTPADVKALDREQLEPLCRELRQFLVEHVSKTGGHLASNLGAVELTVAIHRVFDTSKDRLVFDVGHQCYVHKALTGRQALFDTLRQFGGLSGFPKPRESEHDAFIAGHASNSVSVALGMARARTLQHLDYSVLALIGDGALTGGLAYEGLNNAGASGEPLIVLLNDNGMSINPNVGAVDSHLSQIRSKPAYYHFKKWYRGLFGQHPMENPLYRFNHKVKTSLKKALWPGSTLFEDMGFTYLGPIDGHDLDRLVHVLAWARELQCPVVVHVKTVKGRGYSFAEQNPDKFHGVGPFDPETGLVKKSGGDDFSAVFGRTLAACAAEDGRVCAITAAMADGTGLAPFAKEFPDRFFDVAIAEGHGVAMAAGLAKQGMLPVFAVYSSFLQRGYDMLIHDVALQRLHVVLGVDRAGLVGADGETHHGCFDALFLSEIPGFTVLCPASFAELRRMLRQALFEIDGPVAVRYPRGGEGDYREDRSGAPVVRLREGEDVTLLTYGVLVNQALAAADLLERQGVRTEVLKLNQISPLEYETLAPWLAGKKLLAVAEDAFGAGCVGQRTAAILAQHGQAPEKLVLINLGKTFLPEGAVPQLEHQAGIDAAGIARAVQEART
- a CDS encoding TlyA family RNA methyltransferase, whose amino-acid sequence is MSEKKRLDVLLTERGLQESRQRAQAVIMSGEVFVNGQRVDKPGTAVAEDAQIEVRGGTLAYVSRGGLKLEKAMAAFPIDLNGAVCADIGASTGGFTDCMLQNGAEKVYAVDVGYGQLAWKLRSDPRVVCLERTNARYLTHEQVPDELDFASVDVSFISLKLILPPLNGLLKDGGHAACLVKPQFEAGREKVGKKGVVRDPAVHLEVLEHFLDHAGDAGFTVLGLTYSPIRGPEGNIEYLGYLEKGPRQERTFDLKALVDESHQTLKEHGEGGNP
- a CDS encoding NAD(+)/NADH kinase yields the protein MKKIILCPNPNRDRGMETTRRADAILRQMGFQTVVCPPFKDQKDGAYGDYKTRPLTAELKSADLLITFGGDGTILHLAKLVALNKIPVLGINMGGLGFIAELEAGELEALRKLKDWDFQTEQRMMLDVTVQREGRQIYTNLGLNDAVIREGPISHVIHLKISSDGRHLADIAGDGVIVATPTGSTAYSLSAGGPVVEPVAQTMVVCPICTHNMRFSSYVLSPEHTLTIELERNGRKPVYLFVDESRAFSLKADDKIQVRRSKHTVRLVRLSERSFCEIFAQKMLPGGFEDEK
- the argR gene encoding arginine repressor, which translates into the protein MKNDRQSMILEIISQENIETQEQLLVRLQERGITSTQATISRDIKQMHLIKEPVGHGVYKYAVSGNRTRLNFAEKLRTIFRESITSIDSAQNIVVIKTMPGLASAACAALDDMGVAYMVGSLAGDDTAFLVMRDTESAASFCEEIKEML
- the tgt gene encoding tRNA guanosine(34) transglycosylase Tgt, with product MFKVLKTEGRARRGEFSCAHGGVVQTPVFMNVGTQGAIKGGVSAHDLKEVGCQIELSNTYHLHLRPGDHIVRQMGGLHKFMDWDGPILTDSGGFQVFSLASLRKIREEGVTFASHIDGHRIFMGPEESMQIQSNLGSDIAMAFDECVENPATYEYAKASCERTARWLERCKAEHDRLNALPDTVNPGQMLFGINQGATFADLRVWHMDQIAKIDCDGYAIGGLAVGEPAEVMYEIIDAVEPHMPKDKPRYLMGVGTPSNIIEGVARGVDFFDCVMPSRNGRHGKLFTWEGTVNILNEKYATDPRPISESCGCPACRHFSRAYIRHLFKADEVLALRLAVLHNLYFYNELAARIRRALDEGTFADFRARYSGNLEKRA